The DNA window ttttttcattaagaaTGAGTTATCATTGTGCTTTCTTCATCATGTTGCAATTGCTTTTAAATCAAACACGTTTTTTACAGGCATTGAAAATATAGTCAAAAAAATCTCTCCCTTGCCGCTACGTACCATTTGCTATTTCTTATCCACTAGAAAAGTTACATCATTAGACAATAGAACCATCAGTGAGTAATGCCATTTTAAATGTAGAAGGTTTGAAATGAGTTTCACGTTAAATAGGAGACTACTACGAAATCTTGTAAATGACAAACTGGTACAGTGATTATTAAGCATTGGCTATAAGTATAGTCTATGCAGATATAATATTCTTTGTCCAATGGGTtacaattatattaaataatttaaaaaattacaaacaaacttattttatttgattattattattattatttgcactATATTACAGAAaaagcacttttttttctttttttcttaaatgaTCCTTGGATGTTTCTGCTTGTAGAGAACCATATTTTTAGAGGACATATGTGAGAATGAAGAACCTTCTTcattgtatttatattatatgaagtttccatttttcattcattcattatctgtaaccacttatccaattcagggtcgcggtgggtccagagcctacctggaatcattgggcgcaaggcgggaatacaccctggattgggccccagtccttcacagggcaacacagacaatcacacattcacggacactttttgagtcgccaatccacctaccaacatgtgtttttggactgtgggaggaaaccggagcacccggaggaaacccacgcggacacggggagaacacaccaactcctcacagacagtcacccggagcaggaatcgaacccacaacctccaggtccctggagctgtgtgactgcaacactacctgctgcaccaccatgccgcagTTTCCATTTTGACATTcacaaatgtttaaaacatggcCCTTTGTAGAATCACAGTGGAGGCCTCTATGGCATCACACACTGGTATACGTTTAATTTTATGATTGCACGTTGAATAATTTGATTAAAGGACTGCCACTATcacaacatatttaaacatggtTTTAATATAGtatttttagtatttttagGGACTTAAACTGGTGACACATTCATAAGACTTTACATTCAAACTATTATGTTTTAAAGCAGaatatttataatgaaatatctaactaaaaataaaaagattttcCAAAGCAACAACAGTTAGAAAGTAGGGAATTGAGTGTCGTTTGTGTGACTGAAAAAATACAGCTACCACCCTGCTTGTCCTTTGGCAGTgtctatgttttgttttgtgtgtttctctgatacTATGCTCAGGGAGGTATCATCTGCAGGCTGAGATGTTTTCATAGTTTCAGTTTTCCGAAAGGCCACAACATGTCTTTCCAAGCTCTGCGACTCCCAGCCTGTAATTTTGGTTTGAAGATAATCATAGAGTGCACTCACAAAAACGCATAACTTTCATATGAAAATTTCCACACAGCTTTAAATCCAAAGATACAACAAAACAGTCATCTTAGCTGTGCACAAGTCACGCAGGAAGATTTATTCACATGTATTAATGTTCCAATCTGGATTTTTTACTCTtaaaattaattacaataaataaaataaaaaagctgaaATCAAATAGATTTCGAGACTTTTGAGTAAAATAAAATAGGTCCCATCAAAAATATACAGAGGAAACACtgcaaatgtaaattaaattaagtgATGATTAAGAGAGATGAAAAACATGttttgctatatatatatatatatatatatatatatttttttttttttttttttaagtagtttgtttttaataataatttaaaaaattgaaatataaatatttcccgccttgcgcccattgattccaggtaggctctggacccaccgcgaccctgaattggataagcggttacagataatgaatgaatgaatgaaatatatatatatattgggcagcacggtggacagcaagtagtgtcgcagtcacacagctccagggaccttgaggttgtgagttcgagtcccgctcatggtgactgtctgtgaggagtttggtgtgttttccctgtgtccatgtgggtttcctccgggagctccagtttcttcccatgaTCCAacaacatatgttggtaggtgtgtgtgtgttgccctgtggggcactggcgccccctccagggtgtattcctaccttgcgcccagtgattctgggtgggctctggacccactgtgaccctgagctgtataagtggttacagataatgaatgtgtatattttatacacatatatatagaaTTAGCACTCTCAATTCAACACTTTTTTTCTCATgcatctcactcacacacaacaggaAAGAATCTTTCCAATAAACTATCTTTGATGGTTAATGGGGAGGCTAATAGCCCTAACAGGTACCTGGTCTGAGGCCTGTTTCTGTCATAAAATTTCTCTTCACCAGATTTCCTGATGGCTTCAGTCCTAACTCTTCACAAACGAACATGACAGACCCagatttggtgtgtgtgtgtgaccacgTTTGAGTgtatctgtgtgcatgtgtgtctaTGCATATGGATTGTGCAGCTATGTGATTAGAGCATGGTTTCTGTCCTGAGTTTAACTCCCCCACAGTGGAGCTGTGGCAGGAAGAGGCCTATTGAGAATGCTGGGATCGCTGTGGCTGGAATGAAACCGTATAGAGAACAGAACCAGGAGCAGAGTTTTCCCCAAAAGAGCTTCAACATCACCAGAAGCTCCATAATTACACCCTGTCCTTGTATTTATATCTATGGTTTATTTCATAAGTGTAGCACTTGAGAAAGTGTAGTAGCAGCAGCAAGAGCAGTAGTAAATAAAgctacataatattttttaccataaatacagcttcagaatcattgtgatactcCACAATTCTGTAATATGTAAAATAGAGTCTCTATCATTGCTACTATGGGCTCAGCACTGTgtaaactgcactatgtaacttttggaggacaGTAGGAATGTAAAATGGGACCCTACAGTGCTCTCTGGTCCATGGACTGGAGCAGGGTTTAGAGCAAAAATCTGGAATGTCTCTAAGGACAGTGTTGAAAAAATGCTCTGCTCTGGAGGATAACTGCATTGTGGTTTGAAGCCATTTTGTACATCTGTATACATTTCAAGTGTTGTTTTTCCTGCTTCTCCAAAGGGCTCTATCCGCTGGCACTGTCAGTCACGGATAATTTCTTCCATCTACCCCTATCGACACAGTGGCCAGTATTCAGCCTTTATTTCATGCTGATTCATTCGGCTGGGTTTTCTACCACTCATCTTTGGCTTTTATTCAGATATTTTCTTTCCATTTTCTAGATCCTTCAAATACACTGCTTCTTTATTTTACTAGATGCTTTTCCTGAAAAGTCTGTCTCTTGGTTTatgctttaaaaacacattactgAAATCCAATCTCTGACATTATTGGTATTTCCGATATGGTATTAAAACCAATGTCCCAAGAGGATTTTTGGAATAAAGTCTTGAAAAGTAGGTAGAGTATGTTTCAGTGAGTTTAATctttttatttcacatattATAAATTCACTGTCTTTGGAGGGGGGATGGTTTGGTAATCTACTGTCCTCATACTTTTCTCCTGAAGTTGTCACCACCCCCTAAGTTTTGGGGTTTAAGCACTAGGTGGGGCTTCTCTCTTGCTGTTCCTCAGTTAAAAGAACACATAGAATGGACttgtgttttacagaaaaatGTTCTTGAGAATCTCctggcaaaaaataaataaataaataaaatattcatgaCACTGGAGAGAGTGAAGGGACATTCCGGTGGTTGTCATTGGCAAGTCACGAGCAGATACATCCTCATTATTTGTGGTGGATTAAACTTCCAGATACTTTAattgttcactgtgtttttttttttttcatatgacTATTGGAATGTAAAATGGACAGCGGAAGATAACATCCAGCAAGAAGACAAGGACataagaacacacaaaaacccacatTGAGAAACAGCCGCTGTCTTATCAAACATTGTTTGAACTGTCAGTTTACTAAAGAGAATTATTACACATATGTGCTCTTGTCTTACTATTTCTTCAACACCAACACTACAGAAAGATGTTTAAAAAGCATAATATACATGGCAACTGTATAATGTAACTCAAAATAATTCAGACTATTTGCATGGTGCATACTGTAACTGCCTCTGAGTGAGCTGCAGAATGCATTTATTCTTCCAAAGAATTTCTTTCAGGTAGAGCAGGCAAACACAAATGTCTATGCAGAGCTTTACCAGTTTTCCGCTCAATCTGTTTCACATTCATCCCCGcctgttggctggtaaccaattatGTTCCTTCTACCTTAAAGgcagaccctggagggggcgccagtccttcacatgtcaacacacaggcacacctatggacacctttgagtcaccaatccacctaccatgtgTTTGTGCAAagcacaaggaggaaacccacttggacacggagacaacacaccaaactcctcacagacagtcactcggagcaggacttgaacccacaacctccaggtccctggtgctgtgtgactgcgacactacctgctgcaccaccgtgctgcccatccCTCATTTTAACCAtctagtttattttattatctgtCCATTATACACCATAAAACTCATATtcattaaacaaaatattatatttacaagtcatttacagttttttttaactgttgctTTAAAAGTTTAGTTAGAAAATCTGCACCTGTGCTGTGATTCAGTATGTGAAGATTTACAAATATGCAATTAGGCCCAGCATCTCTCTCTACTTACTTCTTCgccactcacctgcagctcAGATGCTCTGCTTAGCAAGTTGATAGCTTTCATTCCTTAGGTTAATCCAGCCATTTGAGACTATTTTTTGTAATGTTGcagttttaaagctgtaaagcTCAGTCGTGATTTTGACTGCTTATTTTGCATGTGTCAACAAGATAAAAACGTGATTGATCTCTGTAAGGGGTCATCACAGAACTGACTGCAACCCAATCAGCAAAAGAGAACTGAATAAAGAAAAAGCACACATTGCTCAACCAGAAACACCTATAAAAATTGAGATGTATTTCAAAGCCAAAcaacaatattttaattaacatttatgTGATAGTGTTACAATTTCACCTAGGAATTCACCTGATGGGCTAGACATATGTCCCTTTACAATAGTTCTGAACATGATGATACCTGTTAGCACTCAAGTGACTTTTAGTGTTTCATGAGAATGGTGCTTCTCATCAGTGAGACTGGAAACCCCCACCCCAACCCACTATGTCTGTCTCAGGCTTCAGGAAAAGAGTCTCCCACATGGCCATAAAACTGTGTCTTTCTGAGATGCACGcttccacttttcactgcaggCACTGATTCATGAAGCCACAGATGTTTTcttcttatggctgatttaccAAACCAATGATGTAATGTGGTGCATAGTTTtccatttttactttaaaaacaatataatattttcagTTGCTTAGAAGCAGGTCCTGAAACAGAACTCAGATAGAGAAAAACAGCGAATACAAATCCAGTAAAAATCTCATTCAGTAGACAGTAAATTTTTTCCTTATATCCTAAGAAGAACAGGAAACAGCCTTCTTTGCATACTAAAACAGAAAACTATTCCAGAATAGTCATATACTTGTAGATTTTATGAAGTCAacccttaaataaaaaaaatacattttctcttAATCCTCTTCTTGTAATGATGGAAGTCTCTCTTTTCCCCAAAATTTTGTCTCCAATATTCAATTTTAATTTTCCAGTTCTACATACTTCCACTCACCCATAATGCTAACAAATAGTCGTAGGTTAAAGTCTAACCCATACTTCATCCGAGACATGTAAAACTAGCCATCATTTCACACCAACTGTCCAATTTGACTATATATACTGAAGTGTCACAAACTCAATGGTAGTGGCACAAACCAAAGAGACTTGTGCCACCAAAatattctgaattttaatgATGTCACAGGGTCATCAATCCTGACCAATAAAATCAGGTTTCTTCTCCACCTGAAAAAAGAATATAATCTGGATTTTGGAGACACCAGAGGAGAGGAATATAGATCAGGATGGAATGCAGTCCGAGTGTGTCAGGACAAATTAATTGAGAAAGGTGATTCTATAGTCTCTAAATGTAGGATGGGCAAAAAGGGTGAAGCTGAAGTGTGGGGCTATTTTCAAAAAACTATTGTTTGAGAGGGGTAGTGGAGATGAGCCACCAGATTGATATGCTATAGGAAAcaattatgtaaatatatatctgtgttGAAGAAGAAGACAATGAgagattaaatgaaaatgtagcAGAACGTTATGTTTGTTTATCGTTTATGTCCTCTCGTGCTCCCCACCCCTCAGTGTTGTTTCACATTCACTAAGTGCATGTTACTTGGGTATTTAGCTATGTATCAAATCCATTAAAGTGCCATTGCAATGTAAAACCTCGGTGTCTTCTTTGAAAGGTCCAGTCTAATGTTATGAGGACCTAAAAATATTTCCTTTATATTTTCCTGAAAACAGCTAAGAAACAGctataaaaacatgtaaaacttATTCATATTATTAGTTTAAGGTAACGTTTGGTCATTGTAGTTTATAAATGGTCTAGTGCTGGCCTCTGGTGGACTCCTGGGTAACCGCTAAAACTGAAAGCTGATTGAATCTATTCTTGTTCTTGGTCGGATTTACTTAtcttatcgttacacttatatagcgcctttctagacacccaaggacgctttacaatctacactgctcagaacgctcaattcacacacacacactggcgagaagcggcagccaaacgcgcacagtgtactctcaaccagaaacgaccgtccacctggaggactgcatcgggcactaggacttcacccaggacagagcgccaatccatatctgggcacacacacattcacactcattaactcacaaaccaggacagttattacagaagccaagaACTGAGGTTTGTACCATGGTTACAGCTCAGTGGCATACTAGTAAAGAATACATATTTGACAAAATTATTAACTccattagtgtttatttaaacagcGTGTTTGTAGTCTGAGCAAGGCCAATTAAAATCAGTTATTCAGCTGTAATACGCAGAGCGTCCTCTGGTGGACGATAGCGCTGGTGGTCGCTATGGAGACAGCTGTAGACAGAGCCCTGAATAACACGGACTGAGATTTAGGTTAGTGCACACTCTCCGTTTACCAGCCCTTGGTTTAATTTAATGTCACGGAAAACTTTTTCAAGATTTTGACATCCTTTAAATACACTGCACGGTAAGTGGAAATCAAAAAGTGTAACATTATCAAGGGCAGCTGAATGAAGTGTAGTTATTGTTGGCTAAATTAGGCTACAGATTTACTTAGAGATAGTGGAGGTCTTTTTAAGGCACGACGCCAATATAGAGacacaataaaatgttaaatgtacGTTAGATTTTGAGATTAAAGTCAATATTTAAGGGCAACTTATGAGTACAACTGAAAACTAAAGTGAAGCAAAGTTGGACTGtgggttaaaggaacactacgtaatatttttaccttataattacaacttcaaaatcattgtgatgctccattgaGCTTCTGTAAGGAGAAAAGAGCATCTGTTTTTGTTActacaggctcagcactgcataaACTGCAATATGTAACTCTTGGAGGAGAGCTGGAAAACACCACCCTCCCCATTTATTTCagttcagtgctgtaaaatttaaTTGCATTAGGGGGTGCCCCAGAAGCAAAATAtcaaaatcttacctagtgttcctttatggACACTGATGGTGTATTATATGAAGCCATTTCGTGGTTTAGCCAGATAAGCCTTAGCTCAAATATGGCCAGTAGGAAAAGAGCTGAGGAATGTTCCCCGTGGATAGTAATCAGTTGACACAATCTAATTCAGAATTTTAGGAAGCAATAACGTGCATTATACAAGCTATATAATTAGGCTTAAattaatatacatataatatCCTTGGCTCAGGACTGTGGGGACTACATTATGtgactttttaaaattcttCCAGGCTTTAATATCAGTTATATTTGACCCCCCTGCACTGATGTTTTTACCTCTTTTTGGGGTTCCAAGGCTTAATCATTAGGGTCAGACCCCCAGCCTCCCTTTAATTTGAACCATAGGACTGTAAAAGTGCGGCTTTTTATGAATtacagtatttaaaataaataccagTTGATTTAGGAAGCAAAAGACATTTACTTGTGTGTCAAAGTTGAGGGCTCTAAAAAATGTTGAATTAGAAAAAGGAGTCACTGCATAAAAGCTTGGGAGCCACTGGCTTAAGTTTCCAAGCTAACTCATAAATCCTGTGTTGTGGAACCGCTCCCTGGACTGGCTCCACTGTTATTAATTGTTTCTCAGTTTGCCACTGCCAGAAATCATTTAAGGCTTAGTGTTTGAGGCTTTCTGTGTTGGTTTGTTTGTGGTGAAAAATAATTGTACGCCTACACAAGGGAGTGCAcatgaaaataatatttattatttcaagatgtttttttttcttcctccagtACTGACAAGATGTTTCATATAACATGTTGTATAATATTTACTATTTGCCTATCAAAGGCTGTTTACATTAGAGACAGCTTCACTAAAAAACACCCATAGGGTTCAGCCAAATGTGAATGACTGTTCCCCTTTTTGAGTGTGTTTGCAGATCATGAGTCAAGCAGAAGGGAGCAGTGCTTCTGCACCTGGAGGGGATGAGGAGCAGGGTGTCTGTGAGACTGAGGAACCTATCTGTGCTTTAGCTCCTGAGGCTGATTTACAGGAGGAACGTCCCAGTCACATCTCAGCCAGCCCAGCCTTGCAGTGCCTAGAAGAGGTAACAAACCTCTCCTGTAATCTTGCCTCCTACATGAGCTAAATACCTCTCAGTAGTTActagactgaaaaaaaaactaatttaaacaAGAAGTAAGTATGCGGAATAAGTAATGTTAGGTCGTCAGTTGATAAAACATCCATGCCTAAAGGAATAGTTTGACCATCAATCTAGTCTTCATAAATCTTTATAATTCATAATATAATCAGCATATAAACAGGCAATAATTATCATCAACAATTATCAAACTAAGCAATATATTGCTTAACAGTATGATACAGTTAAAAGCACTTATGATGATTTATACAGTACTAAATAAAATTGGCAGAAATGGCTTGTATAAGTCCATGAGATTATTTGCCCAGCAACTGTGGTTTCATGCACGCGTTCAGTGATTTAGAATGCTAATTTGTGGTGTATAAGCTTCCATTACTCATTGCCGTTCCAGTGCAAAGCTAAAGCAGCAATCTAGTAACAATCTGTggaaaacatacatttttacaaattaaaaataaatgtaacacattGGGGGGGCacggtgctgcagcaggtagtgtcgcagtcacacagctccagggacctggaggttgtgggttcgattcccgctccgggtgactgtctgtgaggagttggtgtgttctccccgtgtccgggtttcctccgggtgctccggtttcctcccacagtccaaaaacacaagttggtaggtggattggcgactcaaaagtgtccctaaatgaatgtgtgtgtctgtgttgccctgtgaaggacttgcgccccctccagggtgtatttccgcctttcgcccaatgattccaggtaggatctggacccaccgcgaccctgaactggataagcgcttacagataatgaatgaatgaatgtaacaaTTGGGAGTTTGAATATGTGGTGTATATGAAAACTCAAGCTACTTTCTTTGTCTTACaacgtttttattttaatttctatttAAAAAGTTACAAAGCCAggttaaaacacataaaaccaGTAAGTGACAAAAAAAGCATTTCAGTTCGCTATTTTTGTTAATATGGACACGAACACATCCAGATTTAATACGGAACTCTCTATAATTTCTGATAAAGCTAAACTATTTTGCCACACgtataaaaaatataacactgccactggtacagaacacatttttaaaacaaactatTGTAATCTTCTTATAATACTTGCTCAGATATAGAAcatccaaaaaataaatactgtacATTTCATCCTTGGCTTTAAACCATTCCTTCTAGATAACGTCTTACATTGCAGTGAAATAAAAGGACGTTAGATGGCAGTATAGGACAGATAGGTTGTGCAAAAAAGACATGGAAATAACATTTACAGCAAACATTGTTTGCTCTCTGCTTCATTTGCAAAACTGATTTTCACCATGTGATGAGTTGCAGAGTGGCATATTTGTTGATCTCCAGATGAACGTCCAGGATTACCCATTGCCCCCTAATTTCATTTCAAACTACTGTCATAGTTTGTTTACGGTGCATAATTCTTTGGCCTAATCATCATTGAGACGGTTTTGAAAGCTTGCCTGTAGTTGGTAGGGTATTGTTCGGTGGTCATGTTGTGCCACGTGCTCCAGAAGATGCCATCCCTCTTTCCTTTGTACTTTTTGTAGTAGTATTTTCCGTTGAGGTTGGCAGACATGCAGGCGTCGAACCACCAGCCCGAGCCATAGTAAGCAGCGCAGTTTCCTGAGGGGTACTTGTCATTGTCTTTGTCTCGAGTAGTGAAGAACTTCTGGTCATGGTTAAAATTCTTGCCGAAGTGCATGGCGTCCCCAGCTGTCCCAGAATAACCACTCAGAGACAGACGGTAGTTGAGGAACTCATTGGCCACATAGAACTCATCATACTTTGCATATTCGCGCACGCCGGCAAAGTCTTCCAGCTCGATGCGCAGGACCATGTCTTTGGCCTTGGTGAGCAGGTGGATCCGATCATTGCCAAGCCAGAACTCCCCCTTGAGGTTCCCAAAGCCCTTCTTGTAGTCAGCCCAGGAGCGGTTGAAGCTCACACTGCCGTTCATTCGGTGCTGTATGACGGTCCAGCCTCCTCCGTATGTCTCCATTTCACAAAACACTTCAAAAGAGCCATTTCTAGGATCAGGGGTTACTCTATAGACTCCGTTCTTCTTCTGCTCCATGATGTTGTAGTCTGAGCAGTCTCGTGGTGCTAGGATATCTGAAATGAAAAAATGGAAACGTCAGATGTGAATCTAGTCATTGTCTTCTCCAGGATCTTTAACCTGAACTGGCTGCTGCATTCTTTTGTAGTTAGAACACAGTCTTTCAATGAAGTATatgctttttaaatgttatgagggtttttcttaaaaaaaatatatataatgaaaattATTTCTTGACGAAACATACATTGGTACCAAAGATTTACATTGCTTCAGAGATCCCTTTTGCCACCTATATTGATGAACCAGTTAGAAATGATGTTGAAAagtattaaaatgttcttttagtgcccaatatattttttcaaggtTAGGCTTAAACTTTGACCAACCATAATATTTTAAGTCCCATGGGAATATTTTGGTTTATGTAATTATTAAATAGACTATAATATTTAATGCctgcactgtttattttttatttccttttttttaatcgCTGACCTTGGATACACAGGGTATATGTAACATTCCTGTTAATCATAGAGTCATTCCTATTCACGTTGCAACCAGTTTACTGCCAGCAGGTAACTGTGCCTATGCATATTTCAGACACACTGGGAAGATCCTGATCGGTTCCATTCAATTCATCTCAGAAATTCAACATCTGTTTTTTATAAGGGGGTAAAAGGGTCATGCAGACTTTTTTGTTATTATGCAGTGGAGCTTATTCATTTTCATTGGCTGATCAGATGATTCCTTAGCAAATTGATAGCATCTCTAGAGCCAATTTCAT is part of the Hoplias malabaricus isolate fHopMal1 chromosome 4, fHopMal1.hap1, whole genome shotgun sequence genome and encodes:
- the fgl2a gene encoding fibrinogen-like 2a, which gives rise to MLSIMRLIIACIYALLAAATLSLEAGTSGSSGVSGKVSASETCSQVKLKPAGQCGDDSDCPYQITLPPLTIQLPKQFRMLEKTMKELKSLKETVRQLRSACLDCIPQADVSEARSQDDQGRGDAGSRTPMNDSSGNDIIQEMQQKMTRMSISLKNARGQIHSLQARLDLLDGLNLKNVEEVVDNRVANLTGVIKKLSSSCTTECAAVGPPQHILAPRDCSDYNIMEQKKNGVYRVTPDPRNGSFEVFCEMETYGGGWTVIQHRMNGSVSFNRSWADYKKGFGNLKGEFWLGNDRIHLLTKAKDMVLRIELEDFAGVREYAKYDEFYVANEFLNYRLSLSGYSGTAGDAMHFGKNFNHDQKFFTTRDKDNDKYPSGNCAAYYGSGWWFDACMSANLNGKYYYKKYKGKRDGIFWSTWHNMTTEQYPTNYRQAFKTVSMMIRPKNYAP